The genomic interval TAAACCTCAGCCAACGGCTAAACCGACAGCTAAACCGACAGTTCAACCAAATACGACATCAACGCCAACACCAGCCGCGTCACCAACACCCATACCAACGCTAACACCAACGGAGATACCAAAGCCTACAGCAACACCAGCAGTTTCACCAACACCAACACCTTAAATGTGATAGCTGCTGTAGTCAGATAGATAAACTCAGCACTCAGCACTTAATCTAAGCTTCTTCTAAAGGTCTACCTTTTGGTGTTGGTAAAATTGGACGACGGTCATCATAAGGCATAGGAATATACTGGACAGTTGGCCGTCCTCCCTGGGGTTGGGGATACAAATCCATCAAGTCATAAATAGAACGGGGTAGTCCGACTGTGACAGGTAAACCCATTTCTGTTGCTTCTTCCACCGTGACAGGATAATCGTGCGTCACACGTCCAGTTGTCAAAGCATCGATAATCGGTTCAATATTTTCGGGCTGAACCTTTTGTTTAGGGATGTTATCTTTTAGCAGCGTCCGCACAAAGCGTTGTACTTGTTGAATGGCTTTTTCTGCTTGGTCAGCCATAATTAAAGTCTGGTCATCAATCTCGCTGATGGGTTTATCTTTAACTACCTTTAAAATACTGGCTGCGGGGAGGTTGCCTAATTGGGGATCAACAGGCCCTAAAACAGCGTTTGCATCCATACAAATTTCATCAGCAGCCAAAGCCAGCATTGTGCCACCACTCATAGCATAGTGTGGGATAAAAACTGTCACCTTGGAAGGGTGACGAATTAACGCCCTAGCAATTTGTTCGGTAGCGAGTACCAAACCGCCAGGAGTATGCAGAATCAAATCAATGGGAACATCTGGGGGTGTGAGGCGAATTGCCCGCAAGATTTGTTCTGAATCTTCGATTGTGATGTAGCGTGATAGAGGAATACCCAGTAAACTGATAGATTCTTGACGGTGGATAAGTAATATCACCCGCGTTTTGCGTTCCTGTTGAAATTCTTGTAAGGCGCGAAAACGCTGATATTCTACTTGGCGCTTTTGCCAGAGGGGTTGTAGGGAAGAAAGCAGTAGAAAAATCCAGAATACATCACCAATACCAAAGCCCATAGGTTTGATTGTCCAAAAATAACGGTTATCGTCATTTATTGTGACAATTTTTAATTCATAGCAGGTCTATCTAGGGGTGTAGGGTAGGAAAGAGCGACAGGGAAGACAAGGAAGACAAGGTTGATGGGTAAGCCAAGATTTTTTGTATTTACAAATTACTATAATTTACTCAGGTTATTTAGGCAGATTAAGCATTATTAATTTTATTTATTTTGTCAATAATTATACTTTCATAATTGTGATACTCTTGTTGTCTAGTGATAGCTAATGCTCGTTGATAATGTTCAATAGCTTGAGATTTTTGGTTTAGTATAATAAATAACTCAGCTATATTTTCAAGATTTTCTATTTGACTCAAAGAGTTACCTAACTGTTGACGAATTATCAAAGAATTTTGATAGTGTTCCAATGCTTTTTCATATTCGTTTAACTGTCTATACATGGAACCTAAAATATCAAGAGTATCACTTTCACTCATTCTATCTCCAATTTCTTGGCTAATAGTGAGAGCTGCTTGCAGAGATTCATTTGCTTGAGAATATTTTTCTAAATAACAATAGAGTTTCCCCATTAAATACAGAGCTTCGGCTTGACCAGGAATAACACCGATTTTTCTTCTCAGAGCCAAGGCAAGTTCATAGTAAGTTAATGCTTTTTCAAATTCTTTTAAACTAGAATTAAGTAGTCCTAAATTACTTAATATAGTAGCTTCTGTATCACGATCGCCAGTTTTACTAGCTATCACTAACGCCTCTTGATAGTATTCTAAAGCTGCTGAATATTCTCCATAGCGATAGTAGATTTGAGCTATATTATTGAGAGTTGTACCTTGACTATTTAACTCTCCTATTTCTTGTTGTAAATTTAAAGCTTCTTTATAGTATTGAATTGCTTTAGGATAGTCTTCTAAAAAAGTATAAACTGCTCCAATATTATTTAATGTAGTGCCTTCATTTTTCCTGGCTCCTATTTCTCGACGGATTGATAAAGCTTGATGATAATAATTTAATGCTTCATTATATTTTCCTATCTGGTCATAAACACCTCCAAAATTATGGAGTGTAGTGGCTTCATTGGTGCGATCGCCTATTTTTTTAGCAATTTTTAAAGCTTTATTATAGTATTCTAAAGCTTTCGAGTATTGCCCTAGATTACGATAAATAGCACCTATATTGTTCAGAGAAGAAACTTGACCTGATAAATGATTATTTTCTATTTCAATAGTAAGACATTGCTGATATAGTTCTAATGCTTTTTCATATTGACTTAAATCACTATAAACTGAGCCTAGGTTATTAAGCACAGCCGCCTCACCATTACGATTACTTTTATTTTGATAAATCTTTAAGGCTTCTTGATATTTTTGTAATGCGTTTTGTGGTTCTCCTAGGCTTTCATAAATTAAGCCAGTATTATTGAGATTAGTAGCTTCATTAGATAAGTCTCCTATTTCTCTACTAATGATTAAAGACTGATTATAATGTCTGATGGCTTCTGAATATTGTCCTAACAAGTAATATACTGTGCCAATACCACAAAGCGTTTTTCCCTCCATTTTACGATCCATGATTTGAAGATGAATAGACATAGCTTTTTCATAGATTTCTAAAGCTTTAGAATATTCGCCCATGCCACGATATGCGCTCCCAATACTACTAAGAGTATTACCTTCATTTTGTAAGTCATGAATTTTTTGAAAATAATATAGAGCATCAATATACTGGTTTAAAGCATCTTGATACCGTCCTTGATTATATAAACTAAGTCCAAGATTAGAATGTGTTAATGCGTCTGCTTGATGCTGTTGTTTAATTAAAAACTTAACTAATCGATGAATAGCTTTGATGGGCTTAAGTAAAAGTGAAGCTAGGACACGTAGGTAAGATAGCACTATAACCTCAAAAATTTAGCTTTTGAACTTAAACCTATTCTTCCCAACTAGAAACCTCAAAAATAATTTTTTCATAAAAAACTCTGTTTTAATTATGTAGCGACTGTCTTAAAGGTCAAGCGGCTCTATTTCCGAAAACGGTGCGGTTGCTTGTGAAGTATGTAATTATTAAAATACATCCTTGGAAAACTACGGTAAAAGTCTATGTAGTCCTTCAGTCTCAATCAAATTCATTTCACTGGCGAATGCAAAAGTCCTCTCTTAATTCCGGGAAAGTTCGCCACGCCGTTATTTGATTGCAGTCACCAAGGTAAAAAGTCATGGAACAAATTTATAAATATCCGCGTACCCATCACATCGAGGGTTCGCGGTTGCAGCCTGGGGATGAAGATTTAGACAGCGTTCCTTTTAGTGCAATTAAAAATCAGTATGTAGTCGTGGAAGAAAAAGTTGATGGCGCAAACGCCGCTATTAGCTTTACTTCTAACGGACAACTC from Aulosira sp. FACHB-615 carries:
- a CDS encoding SDH family Clp fold serine proteinase, with translation MGFGIGDVFWIFLLLSSLQPLWQKRQVEYQRFRALQEFQQERKTRVILLIHRQESISLLGIPLSRYITIEDSEQILRAIRLTPPDVPIDLILHTPGGLVLATEQIARALIRHPSKVTVFIPHYAMSGGTMLALAADEICMDANAVLGPVDPQLGNLPAASILKVVKDKPISEIDDQTLIMADQAEKAIQQVQRFVRTLLKDNIPKQKVQPENIEPIIDALTTGRVTHDYPVTVEEATEMGLPVTVGLPRSIYDLMDLYPQPQGGRPTVQYIPMPYDDRRPILPTPKGRPLEEA
- a CDS encoding tetratricopeptide repeat protein encodes the protein MLSYLRVLASLLLKPIKAIHRLVKFLIKQQHQADALTHSNLGLSLYNQGRYQDALNQYIDALYYFQKIHDLQNEGNTLSSIGSAYRGMGEYSKALEIYEKAMSIHLQIMDRKMEGKTLCGIGTVYYLLGQYSEAIRHYNQSLIISREIGDLSNEATNLNNTGLIYESLGEPQNALQKYQEALKIYQNKSNRNGEAAVLNNLGSVYSDLSQYEKALELYQQCLTIEIENNHLSGQVSSLNNIGAIYRNLGQYSKALEYYNKALKIAKKIGDRTNEATTLHNFGGVYDQIGKYNEALNYYHQALSIRREIGARKNEGTTLNNIGAVYTFLEDYPKAIQYYKEALNLQQEIGELNSQGTTLNNIAQIYYRYGEYSAALEYYQEALVIASKTGDRDTEATILSNLGLLNSSLKEFEKALTYYELALALRRKIGVIPGQAEALYLMGKLYCYLEKYSQANESLQAALTISQEIGDRMSESDTLDILGSMYRQLNEYEKALEHYQNSLIIRQQLGNSLSQIENLENIAELFIILNQKSQAIEHYQRALAITRQQEYHNYESIIIDKINKINNA